One genomic segment of Hevea brasiliensis isolate MT/VB/25A 57/8 chromosome 3, ASM3005281v1, whole genome shotgun sequence includes these proteins:
- the LOC110668158 gene encoding zinc-finger homeodomain protein 1: MANSESDSKQLNEESSRETTVKYRECRRNHAILIGGYAADGCGEFIAKGDQGTKEALLCEACDCHRNFHRKELIKKGTPLLGSHLFPPPYALPYPLWKQRNASGFHPLPAVSSEPSPCPYCHHHYCPQNVQSLISDEESVIYNGSQNEKKMKAGKRPKREHL, translated from the coding sequence ATGGCTAATAGTGAATCAGATTCTAAACAACTCAATGAAGAATCATCAAGGGAAACCACTGTTAAGTACAGAGAGTGTAGGCGTAACCATGCAATCTTGATTGGTGGCTATGCAGCAGATGGTTGTGGAGAGTTCATAGCAAAAGGTGATCAAGGTACTAAAGAAGCTCTTCTTTGTGAGGCCTGTGATTGTCACAGAAATTTTCATCGAAAAGAGTTGATCAAGAAAGGTACACCGCTTCTTGGCAGCCACCTTTTTCCTCCTCCATATGCACTGCCCTATCCTCTGTGGAAACAGAGGAATGCTTCTGGGTTTCATCCATTGCCTGCAGTTTCTTCAGAGCCTTCGCCTTGTCCTTATTGTCACCACCATTACTGTCCGCAAAATGTGCAGAGTTTGATCAGTGATGAAGAGTCGGTGATATATAATGGAAGCCAGAATGAGAAAAAGATGAAGGCAGGGAAGAGGCCTAAAAGGGAACATTTATAA
- the LOC110668155 gene encoding F-box/FBD/LRR-repeat protein At1g13570, which yields MERIGLSSGLDRISDLPSNVIDHILACLPLKDAVRTSTLSKNWREKWHAVPHIIVDENFFHERSQRKLEGIINYILTRHEGKIEKFSVSVEKVKDCYNLKLWIWRLYQKSIQELSLIIRRGRRNEVPSGLFSCQQLRRLNLRHFEIKWVHSFKGFHNLISLQLNKVNIATADFERLISGCPLLERLIVRNLSCIDHLHINVLNLKYFCFDGEFKSICFDTPLLEVLSINLYRIGSENNQFDLRFKFRGLPPAIKELFVRCQFQKFLAAGDTFTEVATTYSHLRTLGINAFCFEKVDEVSSLLSLIGSAFNLQILDIKACGCKNEAVSEPILQFWEEQYHSPFSLNQLQKVTVRSFHGKEFEKKFVEFVLENSPMLEEITVECMKDPDFNQDEIKEHLAVICPAPTKFNFVGGNSDSSSDYSSDSDDNSNSSYSSDSD from the exons ATGGAGAGAATTGGTCTTAGTTCTGGTTTAGATAGAATCAGTGATCTTCCAAGCAATGTAATAGACCACATCCTCGCATGTTTGCCATTAAAAGATGCTGTGAGGACCAGTACCTTGTCAAAGAATTGGAGGGAAAAATGGCATGCGGTGCCGCATATTATAGTTGATGAGAACTTTTTTCATGAAAGGTCACAACGGAAGCTTGAGGGTATAATCAATTATATCCTTACTAGACATGAAGGGAAAATTGAGAAATTTTCTGTGTCTGTTGAAAAAGTGAAAGACTGTTACAACTTGAAGTTGTGGATTTGGAGGCTATATCAGAAGTCAATTCAGGAACTGTCTCTTATTATCCGGAGAGGTCGGCGCAACGAAGTACCATCTGGTTTGTTTTCTTGTCAGCAGTTGAGGAGGTTAAACCTCCGTCATTTTGAGATTAAATGGGTACATTCATTCAAAGGATTTCATAATCTTATTAGCCTTCAGTTGAACAAAGTTAACATTGCAACTGCTGATTTTGAAAGGCTTATTTCTGGCTGCCCACTGCTTGAACGATTGATTGTAAGAAATTTGAGCTGTATTGATCATCTTCACATCAATGTCCTCAATCTCAAGTATTTTTGCTTTGATGGAGAATTCAAATCTATTTGTTTCGACACTCCACTTCTTGAGGTTTTGTCTATCAATTTATATCGGATTGGTTCTGAGAATAACCAGTTTGATCTAAGATTCAAATTCCGTGGTCTGCCACCTGCAATTAAGGAGCTTTTTGTGCGATGTCAATTTCAGAAG TTCTTGGCTGCAGGTGATACATTTACAGAAGTTGCAACTACTTATAGCCATCTGAGGACCCTTGGAATAAATGCATTTTGTTTTGAGAAGGTGGACGAAGTCTCAAGTCTCCTCTCTTTGATTGGAAGTGCCTTCAACTTGCAAATTCTTGATATAAAA GCATGTGGCTGCAAAAATGAAGCTGTCTCTGAACCTATTCTACAATTTTGGGAAGAGCAATATCATTCTCCTTTTTCCCTGAATCAATTGCAGAAAGTGACAGTGAGATCTTTCCATGGTAAAGAATTTGAGAAGAAGTTTGTCGAATTTGTGCTGGAAAATTCACCTATGCTTGAGGAGATTACTGTTGAATGCATGAAGGATCCTGACTTCAACCAGGATGAAATAAAGGAACATTTGGCAGTGATTTGCCCggctccaacaaaattcaatttCGTTGGAGGAAACTCTGATTCCAGCAGTGATTATTCCTCGGATTCCGATGACAACTCGAATAGTTCATACTCTTCTGATAGCGATTAG